The Gymnogyps californianus isolate 813 chromosome Z, ASM1813914v2, whole genome shotgun sequence genome has a window encoding:
- the ACAA2 gene encoding 3-ketoacyl-CoA thiolase, mitochondrial, producing MALLRGVFIVAAKRTPFGTYGGLLKDFTATDLTEHAARAALAAGKVSPEIIDSVIVGNVMQSSADAIYIARHVGLRVGVPVPVPALTVNRLCGSGFQSIVSGCQEICLNDSEVVLCGGAENMSQAPYAVRNIRFGTRLGAELKLEDTLWEGLRDTHVKIPMAVTAENLAEKYNITREDCDRYAFKTQQRCKAAHDAGYFSAEMAPIEVKTKKGKESMQKDEHPKPQTTLEQLAKLPSVFKKDGTVTAGNASGVCDGASAVIVASESALKKHSLTPLARVVAYHSAGCDPSIMGIGPVPAITEVLKKAGLTLKDMDLVEVNEAFAPQYLAVEKVLGLDPEKTNVNGGAIAIGHPLGASGSRITAHLVHELRRRGGKYAVGSACIGGGQGIALIIENTA from the exons ATGGCGCTCCTACGGG GTGTATTCATTGTTGCAGCGAAGCGAACTCCTTTCGGGACCTATGGAGGTTTGTTGAAGGACTTCACAGCCACCGATCTGACAGAACATGCTGCTCGAGCTGCGCTGGCTGCTGGCAAGGTCTCTCCTGAGATCATTGACAGTGTCATTGTCGGCAATGTCATGCAG agcTCCGCAGATGCAATCTATATTGCAAGACATGTTGGTTTACGTGTGGGAGTTCCTGTCCCAGTTCCAGCCCTCACTGTCAACAGACTTTGTGGCTCTGGTTTCCAATCCATTGTCAGTGGATGTCAG GAAATTTGCCTTAATGACTCAGAAGTTGTTCTGTGTGGTGGAGCTGAAAATATGAGCCAGGCTCCTTATGCAGTTCGAAATATTCGATTTGGAACCAGACTAGGAGCAGAACTCAAG TTGGAAGACACGTTGTGGGAAGGTCTAAGAGATACGCATGTTAAAATACCTATGGCAGTTACAGCTGAAAATCTGGCTGAAAAATACAACATCACGCGAGAGGACTGTGACCGATACGCATTCAAAACGCAACAGAGATGCAAAGCTG CTCATGATGCTGGTTACTTTAGTGCTGAGATGGCACCAAtagaagtgaaaacaaaaaaggggaaagaaagtaTGCAAAAGGATGAGCACCCAAAACCCCAGACCACTCTGGAACAATTGGCAAAACTCCCGTCTGTCTTTAAAAAGGATGGAACGGTGACTGCTGGGAATGCTTCA GGGGTGTGTGATGGAGCTAGCGCAGTCATCGTTGCCAGTGAATCCGCACTTAAAAAGCACAGTCTTACTCCTCTGGCAAGAGTAGTAGCATATCACTCAGCTGGCTGTGACCCTTCCATAATGGGCATTG GCCCTGTACCTGCAATTACCGAGGTTCTAAAGAAAGCAGGCTTGACCCTGAAGGACATGGATTTGGTAGAG GTGAATGAGGCGTTTGCACCTCAGTATCTAGCTGTCGAAAAAGTTTTGGGCCTTGACCCTGAAAAAACCAATGTCAACGGAGGTGCCATCGCTATAGGTCATCCTTTGGGTGCTTCAGGATCACGGATCACAGCTCATCTGGTTCATGAATTAAG GCGTCGTGGCGGGAAATACGCGGTTGGGTCAGCTTGCATTGGCGGTGGACAAGGTATTGCTCTTATCATCGAGAACACAGCCTGA